A section of the Balearica regulorum gibbericeps isolate bBalReg1 chromosome 6, bBalReg1.pri, whole genome shotgun sequence genome encodes:
- the ASB1 gene encoding ankyrin repeat and SOCS box protein 1 isoform X5 has protein sequence MAEGGPPGGGDTPAASGGQAGRNLKEWLREQFCDHPIEHCEDTRLHDAAYVGDLPTLKSLLQEESFQSRINEKSVWCCGWLPCTPLRIAATAGHGPCVDFLLRKGAEIDLVDVKGQTALYVAVVNGHLECAKILLEAGADPNGSRHHRSTPVYHAARVGRADILQELIRYGADVDVNHHLASRVPSLSQRPLTTLVVCPLYISAAYHNLQCFRLLLQAGANPDFNCCGPINIQGFSRGSPVCVMDAVLRHGCEAAFVHLLIDFGANLNLVKADALGVESTGRVKVNPEALQVFREARGRTRSLLSLCRIAVRRILGKSRLDLIPFPPM, from the exons ATGGCGGAGGGCGGCCCCCCCGGCGGCGGGGATACGCCCGCCGCCTCAGGCGGGCAGGCAG GTCGTAACCTGAAGGAATGGCTGCGGGAGCAGTTTTGCGATCACCCCATCGAGCACTGCGAGGACACCCGGCTGCACGACGCGGCCTATGTGGGGGACCTGCCCACCCTCAAGAGCTTGCTGCAAGAGGAGAGCTTCCAAAG CCGGATCAACGAGAAGTCGGTGTGGTGCTGCGGCTGGCTGCCCTGCACGCCGCTGCGTATTGCCGCCACCGCCGGCCACGGCCCCTGCGTTGACTTCCTCCTCCGCAAAGGGGCTGAGATCGACTTGGTGGATGTGAAGGGGCAAACCGCCCTCTATGTGGCCGTGGTCAACGGGCACCTCGAGTGTGCCaagatcctcctggaagctgGGGCTGACCCCAACGGTAGCCGGCACCACCGCAGCACCCCTGTCTACCATGCGGCACGCGTGGGCCGGGCAGACATCCTCCAGGAGCTGATCAG GTACGGCGCAGACGTGGACGTGAATCACCACCTTGCTTCCCGGGtccccagcctctcccagcGGCCCCTCACCACACTGGTGGTCTGCCCGCTCTACATCAGCGCTGCCTACCACAACCTCCAGTGCTTCCggctgctgctccaggctggAGCCAACCCAGATTTTAACTGCTGCGGGCCCATCAACATCCAAGGCTTCTCTCGGGGCTCCCCGGTATGTGTGATGGACGCTGTCCTGCGGCATGGCTGTGAAGCGGCATTCGTCCACCTCTTGATTGACTTTGGAGCCAATCTGAACCTGGTGAAAGCGGACGCCTTGGGGGTTGAATCCACAGGAAGGGTCAAAGTCAACCCTGAGGCTCTGCAGGTGTTCAGAGAAGCAAGGG GCCGCACCCGGAGCCTCTTGTCTCTCTGCCGCATAGCTGTACGAAGAATACTTGGCAAATCTCGTCTGGATCTGATCC CATTTCCTCCTAtgtag
- the ASB1 gene encoding ankyrin repeat and SOCS box protein 1 isoform X2 yields the protein MPPLGGSEGGMAPALLRAAGTETNLPPPAGKNHLNAEAGSRRPGRHQSGRPGEGGRRRRPPGGTLPAGREAEPARRCEGADGGGRPPRRRGYARRLRRAGSAGRNLKEWLREQFCDHPIEHCEDTRLHDAAYVGDLPTLKSLLQEESFQSRINEKSVWCCGWLPCTPLRIAATAGHGPCVDFLLRKGAEIDLVDVKGQTALYVAVVNGHLECAKILLEAGADPNGSRHHRSTPVYHAARVGRADILQELIRYGADVDVNHHLASRVPSLSQRPLTTLVVCPLYISAAYHNLQCFRLLLQAGANPDFNCCGPINIQGFSRGSPVCVMDAVLRHGCEAAFVHLLIDFGANLNLVKADALGVESTGRVKVNPEALQVFREARGRTRSLLSLCRIAVRRILGKSRLDLIPFPPM from the exons ATGCCACCGCTGGGCGGGTCTGAAGGAGGAATGGCTCCGGCGTTGCTCCGAGCTGCCGGAACGGAGACAAACCTCCCTCCTCCCGCCGGGAAAAACCACCTTAACGCGGAGGCAGGAAGCCGCCGGCCCGGCAGGCACCAATCAGGCCGGcccggggagggagggcggcggcggcggccgccggggGGGACGCTGCCGGCGGGGAGGGAGGCCGAGCCGGCCCGGCGGTGCGAGGGGGCAGATGGCGGAGGGCGGCCCCCCCGGCGGCGGGGATACGCCCGCCGCCTCAGGCGGGCAGGCAG CGCAGGTCGTAACCTGAAGGAATGGCTGCGGGAGCAGTTTTGCGATCACCCCATCGAGCACTGCGAGGACACCCGGCTGCACGACGCGGCCTATGTGGGGGACCTGCCCACCCTCAAGAGCTTGCTGCAAGAGGAGAGCTTCCAAAG CCGGATCAACGAGAAGTCGGTGTGGTGCTGCGGCTGGCTGCCCTGCACGCCGCTGCGTATTGCCGCCACCGCCGGCCACGGCCCCTGCGTTGACTTCCTCCTCCGCAAAGGGGCTGAGATCGACTTGGTGGATGTGAAGGGGCAAACCGCCCTCTATGTGGCCGTGGTCAACGGGCACCTCGAGTGTGCCaagatcctcctggaagctgGGGCTGACCCCAACGGTAGCCGGCACCACCGCAGCACCCCTGTCTACCATGCGGCACGCGTGGGCCGGGCAGACATCCTCCAGGAGCTGATCAG GTACGGCGCAGACGTGGACGTGAATCACCACCTTGCTTCCCGGGtccccagcctctcccagcGGCCCCTCACCACACTGGTGGTCTGCCCGCTCTACATCAGCGCTGCCTACCACAACCTCCAGTGCTTCCggctgctgctccaggctggAGCCAACCCAGATTTTAACTGCTGCGGGCCCATCAACATCCAAGGCTTCTCTCGGGGCTCCCCGGTATGTGTGATGGACGCTGTCCTGCGGCATGGCTGTGAAGCGGCATTCGTCCACCTCTTGATTGACTTTGGAGCCAATCTGAACCTGGTGAAAGCGGACGCCTTGGGGGTTGAATCCACAGGAAGGGTCAAAGTCAACCCTGAGGCTCTGCAGGTGTTCAGAGAAGCAAGGG GCCGCACCCGGAGCCTCTTGTCTCTCTGCCGCATAGCTGTACGAAGAATACTTGGCAAATCTCGTCTGGATCTGATCC CATTTCCTCCTAtgtag
- the ASB1 gene encoding ankyrin repeat and SOCS box protein 1 isoform X4 yields MAEGGPPGGGDTPAASGGQAGRNLKEWLREQFCDHPIEHCEDTRLHDAAYVGDLPTLKSLLQEESFQSRINEKSVWCCGWLPCTPLRIAATAGHGPCVDFLLRKGAEIDLVDVKGQTALYVAVVNGHLECAKILLEAGADPNGSRHHRSTPVYHAARVGRADILQELIRYGADVDVNHHLASRVPSLSQRPLTTLVVCPLYISAAYHNLQCFRLLLQAGANPDFNCCGPINIQGFSRGSPVCVMDAVLRHGCEAAFVHLLIDFGANLNLVKADALGVESTGRVKVNPEALQVFREARGRTRSLLSLCRIAVRRILGKSRLDLIHILPIPDPIKQFLLHEHS; encoded by the exons ATGGCGGAGGGCGGCCCCCCCGGCGGCGGGGATACGCCCGCCGCCTCAGGCGGGCAGGCAG GTCGTAACCTGAAGGAATGGCTGCGGGAGCAGTTTTGCGATCACCCCATCGAGCACTGCGAGGACACCCGGCTGCACGACGCGGCCTATGTGGGGGACCTGCCCACCCTCAAGAGCTTGCTGCAAGAGGAGAGCTTCCAAAG CCGGATCAACGAGAAGTCGGTGTGGTGCTGCGGCTGGCTGCCCTGCACGCCGCTGCGTATTGCCGCCACCGCCGGCCACGGCCCCTGCGTTGACTTCCTCCTCCGCAAAGGGGCTGAGATCGACTTGGTGGATGTGAAGGGGCAAACCGCCCTCTATGTGGCCGTGGTCAACGGGCACCTCGAGTGTGCCaagatcctcctggaagctgGGGCTGACCCCAACGGTAGCCGGCACCACCGCAGCACCCCTGTCTACCATGCGGCACGCGTGGGCCGGGCAGACATCCTCCAGGAGCTGATCAG GTACGGCGCAGACGTGGACGTGAATCACCACCTTGCTTCCCGGGtccccagcctctcccagcGGCCCCTCACCACACTGGTGGTCTGCCCGCTCTACATCAGCGCTGCCTACCACAACCTCCAGTGCTTCCggctgctgctccaggctggAGCCAACCCAGATTTTAACTGCTGCGGGCCCATCAACATCCAAGGCTTCTCTCGGGGCTCCCCGGTATGTGTGATGGACGCTGTCCTGCGGCATGGCTGTGAAGCGGCATTCGTCCACCTCTTGATTGACTTTGGAGCCAATCTGAACCTGGTGAAAGCGGACGCCTTGGGGGTTGAATCCACAGGAAGGGTCAAAGTCAACCCTGAGGCTCTGCAGGTGTTCAGAGAAGCAAGGG GCCGCACCCGGAGCCTCTTGTCTCTCTGCCGCATAGCTGTACGAAGAATACTTGGCAAATCTCGTCTGGATCTGATCCATATCCTTCCAATCCCAGACCCCATTAAACAATTTTTACTTCATGAACACAGTTAA
- the ASB1 gene encoding ankyrin repeat and SOCS box protein 1 isoform X3, which translates to MGTDTILQVNAAASSAPLSCLSALYPWEKSEASALNDTDAGRNLKEWLREQFCDHPIEHCEDTRLHDAAYVGDLPTLKSLLQEESFQSRINEKSVWCCGWLPCTPLRIAATAGHGPCVDFLLRKGAEIDLVDVKGQTALYVAVVNGHLECAKILLEAGADPNGSRHHRSTPVYHAARVGRADILQELIRYGADVDVNHHLASRVPSLSQRPLTTLVVCPLYISAAYHNLQCFRLLLQAGANPDFNCCGPINIQGFSRGSPVCVMDAVLRHGCEAAFVHLLIDFGANLNLVKADALGVESTGRVKVNPEALQVFREARGRTRSLLSLCRIAVRRILGKSRLDLIHILPIPDPIKQFLLHEHS; encoded by the exons ATGGGGACAGATACCATATTGCAAGTAAACGCTGCTGCGTCCTCTGCTCCCCTTTCTTGCCTGTCTGCACTTTACCCATGGGAGAAGAGCGAAGCGTCAGCTCTGAATGACACAGA CGCAGGTCGTAACCTGAAGGAATGGCTGCGGGAGCAGTTTTGCGATCACCCCATCGAGCACTGCGAGGACACCCGGCTGCACGACGCGGCCTATGTGGGGGACCTGCCCACCCTCAAGAGCTTGCTGCAAGAGGAGAGCTTCCAAAG CCGGATCAACGAGAAGTCGGTGTGGTGCTGCGGCTGGCTGCCCTGCACGCCGCTGCGTATTGCCGCCACCGCCGGCCACGGCCCCTGCGTTGACTTCCTCCTCCGCAAAGGGGCTGAGATCGACTTGGTGGATGTGAAGGGGCAAACCGCCCTCTATGTGGCCGTGGTCAACGGGCACCTCGAGTGTGCCaagatcctcctggaagctgGGGCTGACCCCAACGGTAGCCGGCACCACCGCAGCACCCCTGTCTACCATGCGGCACGCGTGGGCCGGGCAGACATCCTCCAGGAGCTGATCAG GTACGGCGCAGACGTGGACGTGAATCACCACCTTGCTTCCCGGGtccccagcctctcccagcGGCCCCTCACCACACTGGTGGTCTGCCCGCTCTACATCAGCGCTGCCTACCACAACCTCCAGTGCTTCCggctgctgctccaggctggAGCCAACCCAGATTTTAACTGCTGCGGGCCCATCAACATCCAAGGCTTCTCTCGGGGCTCCCCGGTATGTGTGATGGACGCTGTCCTGCGGCATGGCTGTGAAGCGGCATTCGTCCACCTCTTGATTGACTTTGGAGCCAATCTGAACCTGGTGAAAGCGGACGCCTTGGGGGTTGAATCCACAGGAAGGGTCAAAGTCAACCCTGAGGCTCTGCAGGTGTTCAGAGAAGCAAGGG GCCGCACCCGGAGCCTCTTGTCTCTCTGCCGCATAGCTGTACGAAGAATACTTGGCAAATCTCGTCTGGATCTGATCCATATCCTTCCAATCCCAGACCCCATTAAACAATTTTTACTTCATGAACACAGTTAA
- the ASB1 gene encoding ankyrin repeat and SOCS box protein 1 isoform X1: MPPLGGSEGGMAPALLRAAGTETNLPPPAGKNHLNAEAGSRRPGRHQSGRPGEGGRRRRPPGGTLPAGREAEPARRCEGADGGGRPPRRRGYARRLRRAGSAGRNLKEWLREQFCDHPIEHCEDTRLHDAAYVGDLPTLKSLLQEESFQSRINEKSVWCCGWLPCTPLRIAATAGHGPCVDFLLRKGAEIDLVDVKGQTALYVAVVNGHLECAKILLEAGADPNGSRHHRSTPVYHAARVGRADILQELIRYGADVDVNHHLASRVPSLSQRPLTTLVVCPLYISAAYHNLQCFRLLLQAGANPDFNCCGPINIQGFSRGSPVCVMDAVLRHGCEAAFVHLLIDFGANLNLVKADALGVESTGRVKVNPEALQVFREARGRTRSLLSLCRIAVRRILGKSRLDLIHILPIPDPIKQFLLHEHS; encoded by the exons ATGCCACCGCTGGGCGGGTCTGAAGGAGGAATGGCTCCGGCGTTGCTCCGAGCTGCCGGAACGGAGACAAACCTCCCTCCTCCCGCCGGGAAAAACCACCTTAACGCGGAGGCAGGAAGCCGCCGGCCCGGCAGGCACCAATCAGGCCGGcccggggagggagggcggcggcggcggccgccggggGGGACGCTGCCGGCGGGGAGGGAGGCCGAGCCGGCCCGGCGGTGCGAGGGGGCAGATGGCGGAGGGCGGCCCCCCCGGCGGCGGGGATACGCCCGCCGCCTCAGGCGGGCAGGCAG CGCAGGTCGTAACCTGAAGGAATGGCTGCGGGAGCAGTTTTGCGATCACCCCATCGAGCACTGCGAGGACACCCGGCTGCACGACGCGGCCTATGTGGGGGACCTGCCCACCCTCAAGAGCTTGCTGCAAGAGGAGAGCTTCCAAAG CCGGATCAACGAGAAGTCGGTGTGGTGCTGCGGCTGGCTGCCCTGCACGCCGCTGCGTATTGCCGCCACCGCCGGCCACGGCCCCTGCGTTGACTTCCTCCTCCGCAAAGGGGCTGAGATCGACTTGGTGGATGTGAAGGGGCAAACCGCCCTCTATGTGGCCGTGGTCAACGGGCACCTCGAGTGTGCCaagatcctcctggaagctgGGGCTGACCCCAACGGTAGCCGGCACCACCGCAGCACCCCTGTCTACCATGCGGCACGCGTGGGCCGGGCAGACATCCTCCAGGAGCTGATCAG GTACGGCGCAGACGTGGACGTGAATCACCACCTTGCTTCCCGGGtccccagcctctcccagcGGCCCCTCACCACACTGGTGGTCTGCCCGCTCTACATCAGCGCTGCCTACCACAACCTCCAGTGCTTCCggctgctgctccaggctggAGCCAACCCAGATTTTAACTGCTGCGGGCCCATCAACATCCAAGGCTTCTCTCGGGGCTCCCCGGTATGTGTGATGGACGCTGTCCTGCGGCATGGCTGTGAAGCGGCATTCGTCCACCTCTTGATTGACTTTGGAGCCAATCTGAACCTGGTGAAAGCGGACGCCTTGGGGGTTGAATCCACAGGAAGGGTCAAAGTCAACCCTGAGGCTCTGCAGGTGTTCAGAGAAGCAAGGG GCCGCACCCGGAGCCTCTTGTCTCTCTGCCGCATAGCTGTACGAAGAATACTTGGCAAATCTCGTCTGGATCTGATCCATATCCTTCCAATCCCAGACCCCATTAAACAATTTTTACTTCATGAACACAGTTAA